A genomic segment from Pararge aegeria chromosome 15, ilParAegt1.1, whole genome shotgun sequence encodes:
- the LOC120629771 gene encoding toll-like receptor Tollo gives MCLMWLTSAILALSAVLPAWSASLSATTGARYQAPDECRWTTDDEDSGVALQCRLRTINSELENTNFSAIQPHLTVRLRLECSDALFFQSSLSPGSFRQLIELRELTIEYCKIGNLSDGAFTGLRELRNLTIRTHNTDWSTMSLEVTPTAFSRDVQNLERLDFSENNMLTFPEGALCSLRNLEYLNVTGNRMRDVSHFQFSTAHRHPTEKCGDNLLVLDLSRNVIDTLPPGLLSGLRRLQKLYLQGNGLNSVADRALEGLISLTTIRFSDNQLTSLPPELFSDTKELKEIYLNNNTITVLAPGLFSDLFQLLVLDLSYNELTSDWINTSTFSGLKRLVFLDFSHNRVSKMEIALFRDLHNLQILKMQDNFIEHISENVFTSLGNLHTLILSNNRLTNIESFSFIGLPVLSVLSIDSNRISKIHPNALRNCTSLQDLHINGNRLDEVPIALKEIPQLKTLDLGENLIVSIENASFMTMQQMYGLRLTENNIGNISKGVFDKMTSLKILNLSRNKIHKIEAGAFDGNINLQAIRLDGNYLTDIGGLFAKLPNLVWLNISDNRLEWFDYAMIPTGLQWLDIHANRIAELGNYFEIESQLSLSTFDASSNRLTEITGSAIPNSVEMLYLNDNLISKVQSYTFFKKPNLTRVDLYGNKITSLDPNSLRISAVPQDKSVPEFFIGGNPLECDCTMEWLQKINTGNRARTQPKLMDLDSIYCKLLYNRGNAYVPLVEAAPHQFLCKYDFHCFALCHCCDFDACDCEMTCPNNCTCYHDQSWSANVVECSNAGYNNLLPERIPMEATQLYLDGNEIKVLPSHAFIGRKRLKILYLNSSHIETIHNRTFNGLKELEVLHLDYNSLTVVEGQEFDGLDNLRELYINNNKIKTIGKEMFSHMSRLKILHLHHNRLVTLTVWQINPAITSITLSDNPWSCDCEYTELFREWTKRVSSITDVSSIRCVYSKTNSTDIAMFNASIFEDTNAGFKIIDENGTICTGLPSINNSINGNLTATKTIITNEEVQDYIPLLCVALGAVLLVLIVITIVFKYRQQMRVWFHSKFGVRLFYKASDMDRDDREKLYDAFVSYSSKDEAWVTEKLAPVLERGDPPYKLYLHYRDFPVGGYVADNIIQAVESSRRTIMVLSENFIKSEWCRFEFKSAHHQVLRDRRKRLIVVILGEVPQKDLDPDIRLYLKTNTHFNWGDKLFWEKLRFALPDVPDKQRCHGMPSPGAGAVPMHRHHHPRNHLGALPPPPVHGAHPVLPPHPSHTQHQIPTRGSPRNLSVHV, from the coding sequence ATGTGTCTGATGTGGCTCACGAGCGCTATATTGGCGCTTAGCGCTGTTTTGCCCGCGTGGAGTGCTTCTTTGTCGGCAACGACAGGAGCGCGTTATCAAGCTCCAGATGAATGCCGTTGGACTACTGACGACGAAGATTCCGGAGTCGCGCTACAATGCCGACTGAGGACGATAAATAGCGAATTAGAAAATACTAACTTCAGTGCCATCCAACCTCATCTCACAGTGCGACTGCGGCTTGAATGCAGCGATGCGCTTTTCTTTCAAAGCTCTCTTTCACCTGGAAGCTTTCGACAGCTTATAGAGTTGCGGGAACTAACAATTGAATACTGCAAAATAGGCAATCTTTCTGATGGGGCTTTTACTGGCCTCCGTGAACTAAGAAATTTGACTATAAGAACTCACAACACAGATTGGTCTACAATGTCACTTGAAGTTACACCCACTGCATTCTCGAGAGATGTACAGAACCTAGAACGATTAGATTTCAGCGAAAATAATATGTTGACATTTCCTGAGGGAGCACTTTGCTCATTACGAAATCTCGAATATTTAAATGTGACTGGTAACAGAATGAGAGATGTCAgtcattttcaattttcaactgCCCATCGTCATCCCACCGAAAAATGCGGAGACAACTTATTAGTCTTAGACTTGTCAAGGAATGTTATAGATACACTGCCACCGGGTCTCCTCTCTGGGTTAAGAAGattacagaaattatatttGCAGGGAAACGGCCTCAACTCTGTAGCCGATAGAGCCCTAGAAGGGCTTATATCGTTAACAACTATTCGGTTTTCTGATAACCAGCTAACTAGCTTGCCACCAGAACTATTTAGTGATACGAAGGAGTTGaaagaaatatacttaaataacaatacaattaCAGTACTAGCTCCTGGTCTATTTAGCGATCTCTTTCAATTACTAGTTTTAGATTTATCATATAACGAACTAACCTCAGATTGGATTAATACTTCTACATTTTCTGGATTAAAACGTCTCGTATTTTTAGACTTTTCACATAACAGGGTTTCAAAAATGGAAATAGCCCTCTTTAGAGATTTACATAACCTACAGATACTGAAAATGCAAGATAATTTCATTGAGCATATATCTGAAAATGTTTTTACATCGCTTGGAAATTTACATACGctaatattatcaaataataGACTAACAAACATTGAAAGCTTTTCATTCATTGGTCTGCCAGTTTTATCAGTCTTATCCATTGACAGCAACCGCATTTCGAAAATACATCCGAATGCCTTGCGCAACTGTACTTCTTTACAAGATTTACATATAAATGGAAATCGCTTAGATGAAGTTCCTATAGCCTTAAAAGAAATACCTCAATTAAAAACCCTAGACCTCGGAGAAAATCTGATAGTAAGCATTGAAAACGCTTCGTTCATGACAATGCAACAGATGTACGGACTGAGACTAACTGAGAACAATATTGGAAATATCAGCAAGGGCGTCTTCGACAAAATGACATCACTGAAAATTTTAAACCTCTCGAGaaataaaattcacaaaattGAAGCTGGCGCTTTTGATGGAAATATTAACTTACAAGCAATAAGATTGGATGGAAATTACTTGACCGACATAGGCGGACTTTTTGCCAAGTTACCTAATTTGGTATGGTTGAACATTTCCGATAATCGCCTAGAATGGTTCGATTACGCTATGATTCCAACTGGATTGCAGTGGTTGGACATTCACGCTAACAGAATTGCTGAACTTGGGAATTACTTTGAAATTGAATCGCAGCTATCGCTTAGTACTTTCGACGCCAGTTCTAATAGGTTAACGGAGATTACTGGGAGTGCAATACCTAACTCTGTAGAGATGTTgtatttaaatgacaatttaaTATCCAAAGTACAGTCCTACACGTTCTTCAAAAAACCTAATTTAACTCGAGTGGATTTGTACGGCAACAAAATAACAAGTTTGGACCCTAACTCATTGAGAATATCTGCTGTTCCACAAGATAAGTCAGTACCGGAGTTTTTTATTGGAGGAAACCCATTAGAGTGCGACTGTACGATGGAGtggttacaaaaaataaatactgggAATAGAGCCCGAACTCAACCTAAGCTAATGGACTTGGACAGCATTTACTGTAAATTACTCTACAACCGTGGCAATGCATATGTACCTTTAGTAGAGGCTGCGCCACAccaatttttatgtaaatatgatTTCCACTGCTTTGCTCTTTGTCACTGTTGTGATTTTGATGCATGCGACTGTGAAATGACGTGCCCAAATAATTGTACTTGTTACCATGATCAGTCGTGGTCTGCAAACGTTGTGGAATGTTCTAATGCtggatataataatttactacCTGAGAGAATACCTATGGAGGCCACGCAACTGTACTTGGatggaaatgaaataaaagttttacccAGTCACGCATTCATTGGCAGAAAAAGATTAAAGATATTATACCTAAATTCATCACATATAGAGACTATTCACAATAGAACATTTAATGGATTAAAAGAACTGGAAGTCCTCCATTTGGATTATAATAGTTTGACAGTGGTTGAAGGACAAGAATTCGACGGGCTTGATAATCTACGTGAATtatacataaacaataataaaatcaaaactatTGGAAAAGAAATGTTTAGTCATATGTCACGATTAAAAATACTACATCTTCACCATAACAGATTAGTAACTTTAACGGTATGGCAAATAAATCCTGCCATTACTTCAATCACTCTATCGGATAACCCTTGGTCATGTGACTGTGAATATACAGAGCTGTTTAGAGAATGGACGAAGCGTGTAAGTTCGATAACCGATGTATCAAGCATAAGATGTGTGTATTCAAAAACGAATAGCACAGATATTGCTATGTTCAATGCAAGTATATTTGAAGACACAAACGCTGGTTTCAAAATCATTGACGAAAATGGTACAATATGTACTGGCCTACCAAGCATAAATAACAGCATAAATGGCAACTTGACTGCAACGAAAACAATTATAACTAATGAAGAAGTACAAGATTACATTCCGCTTCTTTGTGTAGCCCTAGGAGCCGTCCTATtagtattaattgtaattacgattgtttttaaatacagaCAACAAATGAGAGTGTGGTTCCATTCCAAGTTCGGTGTGCGCCTGTTCTATAAGGCAAGTGACATGGACCGTGATGATCGTGAAAAGCTATATGATGCTTTTGTGAGTTATAGTTCCAAAGATGAAGCATGGGTGACTGAGAAACTCGCACCAGTCTTAGAACGCGGAGATCCTCCTTACAAACTGTACTTACACTATCGTGACTTTCCAGTTGGTGGTTATGTGGCCGACAATATAATACAAGCAGTTGAATCCTCGCGTCGTACTATAATGGTGCTTAGTGAGAACTTTATAAAATCCGAATGGTGTCGTTTTGAGTTTAAATCCGCGCATCATCAAGTGTTAAGAGACAGACGAAAAAGACTTATAGTGGTGATATTAGGTGAAGTGCCACAAAAAGATCTCGATCCAGATATAAGACTGTACTTAAAAACTAATACACATTTCAATTGGGGTGATAAACTGTTTTGGGAGAAGTTAAGATTCGCGCTACCCGATGTTCCCGACAAGCAGAGGTGTCATGGCATGCCAAGCCCAGGCGCGGGTGCCGTGCCAATGCATCGACATCACCACCCCAGAAACCACTTGGGTGCGTTACCACCACCACCGGTGCATGGAGCACATCCCGTGTTGCCACCACACCCATCCCATACCCAACATCAAATTCCAACGCGAGGCTCGCCTCGCAATCTCTCCGTCCATGTGTAG